From the genome of Gilliamella sp. wkB7, one region includes:
- a CDS encoding DeoR/GlpR family DNA-binding transcription regulator, which yields MARASSALLKRRLDIAEIVRKQGEVKVDKLSDMLRVSNVTIRQDLTYLEQQGYLKRSFGGAIYISPENLINHTTIEPLNYTNIGMERGEIDLVKNCLNYINDGDTLFLSHGNLIRKLIPFLHNKKSLRLIMNDINNAQLVKEFSDAEVILVGGVLQDGNTLQNSNTLTPILNQFHISHFIFELAAINDNNHLIIENSEQQNTYQQIFKNADHTIGVLPQRFLLPDNYSIGKLKHMDVVILSKAAVTEYHQQLIDSDFKQRAINKYCITYHNSKVI from the coding sequence TTGGCTAGAGCGTCTTCAGCCCTACTAAAACGACGATTAGATATTGCCGAAATCGTACGCAAACAAGGTGAAGTAAAAGTGGATAAGTTATCTGACATGCTTCGAGTCTCGAATGTTACGATTCGACAAGATTTAACTTATTTGGAACAACAAGGATATCTAAAACGTTCTTTTGGGGGAGCGATTTATATTTCACCTGAGAATTTGATTAATCATACAACTATTGAGCCACTAAATTACACTAATATAGGTATGGAAAGAGGTGAAATAGATTTAGTAAAAAATTGTTTAAACTATATTAATGATGGCGATACTCTTTTTTTAAGTCATGGTAATTTGATTCGAAAACTTATTCCTTTTTTGCATAACAAAAAGTCATTAAGATTGATTATGAATGACATTAATAACGCTCAATTAGTTAAAGAATTTTCTGATGCAGAAGTTATTCTTGTTGGGGGTGTTTTACAAGATGGAAATACTCTTCAAAATAGTAATACATTAACTCCTATTCTTAATCAATTTCATATTTCGCATTTCATTTTTGAACTAGCAGCTATTAATGATAATAATCATTTGATTATTGAAAATAGTGAACAACAAAATACTTATCAACAGATATTTAAAAATGCTGATCACACCATCGGTGTTTTGCCTCAACGATTTTTATTACCTGATAACTATAGTATTGGAAAATTAAAACATATGGATGTCGTAATATTATCAAAAGCAGCTGTTACTGAATATCATCAACAATTAATAGATTCAGATTTTAAGCAACGTGCTATAAACAAATACTGCATAACTTATCACAATTCAAAGGTAATTTAA